The window AGGTAGGTTTCATAGGGTATAATTTGCTGGTATATAAATAACCATTTCCGTCACCTTGTTCACCATGGCAGCTCATGCAGTAAATATCAAATTGCACTTTACCTTCCGCCAAAGTCTGTAAATTTATTTCAACAGGGTTCATGAGTTCATTGCCCGCAGCAATTTGATCAAAATAATTTTTTGCCTGATAGGGGTAAGGCATTTGTCCACGAGCAATAGTTCCGAGTGCAGGTAATTGGTTCGTCATATTGTTTTTAAATACGGGATTGGGAGAATTCGCATTGTAAGCCTCAGAATAGTACATATCCGGCATATAAGCATATCCCGGTTTTGTTTTATCATGGTTACATGAACTCAATCCAACCATTAAAAGGAGGATGAAAAATGTGCTTTTAAGTATTTGATATTTCACTTTGTTCATTATGTGAATATTTCAGATTATTTTTTTTCTTTGATTTCCTTTATTGATTCATTGATTTCCGATGCTCCACTTTCTTTTAATGATTTTCTTATCAAATCAATTTCTTCTGCGGTCATGTTTATTTCTTTCTCAATCACGATGAGAAATTTATCATCGGTCGATCGTGGATCTATCACATCCACGGTTTTGCCCGGTCCAAGTTTTTCACGAATGAAAAAAGTCATAAAAGTTAAGAATGAGGCTACAAATATGGTAGCTACAAAAATGATGATGATGAATGAAAGCGAATTCAATGGTTTGCCCCCAAATTTCAAAGGGTAACTTACAACTGAAGTCCAATAAAGGAAACCAAAGATGATTATGGTTCCGAAAACCCCATAAATAAAAGTGGCCAATGGCATTCTTGTCTTGAGTTTTAAAGCTTCAAATACTCCGTGAATCGGGAAAGGGGAGTAAACGTCCTTTATTTTTATTCCTTTATCCTGAATTTGATGAATGGCTTTGAGCAAAACATCCTCATCTTCATAAACTCCAATAATATTTGTTTCTAACATAGCTGTTTAATTACTGGTTTTTTTCAAAATTCCTTTTACTTCACTTATTGCAATCATGGGTATATATCTGAAGAATAATAATACTCCTGTAATGAAAATTCCAAGCGTACCAATAAAAATTCCAATCTCAACATAAGTTGGTGAATAAGTTGCCCAGCTTGATGGGAGAAAATCTTTTGATAAGGAGGTCACCACAATTACGTATCGTTCGAACCACATTCCGATATTGATAAAAATCGACATGATGAAAACAATGGTAATATTTTTTCGGATTTTTTTGAACCAAAAAAGTTGTGGAATAATTGCATTACAAGTAATCATGGTCCAAAAGGCTATGGTGTATTCACCCGTAACCCTGTTTTTCATGAATGTGAACATTTCATATTCGTTGCCACCGTACCAGGCTATAAAAAGTTCAGTAGTGTAGGCCGTAGCCATGATCAAGCTGATGAATGTCAGGATCCGGGCAATGGCATCGAAATGTGATTGGGTGATATAATCCTGGAATTTAAAAACTTTTCTGACAATAATCATCAATGTTAAAACCATTCCGAATCCTGAGAAGATAGCCCCAACAACAAAGTAAGGCGGGAAAATGGTGGTATGCCAACCCGGCATTACTGATGTTGCAAAGTCCATTGAAACTACCGAATGAACAGCTATTACTAATGGCGCAGCTAATCCTCCCAATAAAAGTGAGGCTGTTTCAAAACGCAACCATCCCCTTGCATTGCCGATCCAACCAAAACTTAAAAATCCATAAACCCTTTTTTTAATTTTTGAGGTCGTATTATCACGGATGGTCGCAAAATCCGGGATCATTCCAATAAACCAGAACACAGCCGATGCCATGAAATAAGTACTAATGGCGACAACATCCCAAAATAGGGGAGAATTAAAATTATCCCACAGCGGACCTCTTGTGTTCCAATAAGGAAATATGAAAAAAGCATTCCAAATCCTACCCATGTGCAACATCGGGAAAAGACCAGCACAGATTACAGCTACAACAGTCATTGCTTCAGCAGCGCGATTGATTGATGTACGCCACTTTTGGCGTAAAATAAGAAGGAAAATTGAAAAAGCGGTTCCGGCATGACCAATCCCTACCCACCATACAAAGTTGATGATGGCCCATCCCCATGCAACATTATTATTTACACCCCAGGTGCCAATTCCTGTTGAAATGGTCCTGTAAATTGCCAAGGCCCCAATCAAAATGGCGATGCTTGAAATTGAAATGGCAATATACCACCATAGTGGGGTTTGTGCATAAAGGGGTCCAGTAATATCACGGGTGATTTGCCCATAATTTTTATTCCCCTCAATTAATATTCCTCTGACTTCTTTTTTATACATTTCTAAAGGCTTGGTTTAGCTTTTTTTATTTCTGATTTTTGTCAAATAACTGGTTGAAGGTAAAGTATGGATTTCTTCCAATAAATGATAATTTCTTGGATTTTCATATATCTTTGAAATCTCACTGTTCGGGTCCAATAAATTACCAAAAGTAATTGCGTCTGCAGGGCAACTCGACTGACAAGCAGTTTTTATTTCACCATCCAGTAATTGCCTGTTTTCGCTTTTTGCCAGTAATTTTTTTTCCTGAATTCGCTGAACACATAAGGAGCACTTTTCTACAACTCCGCGTGAGCGAACAACCACATCAGGGTTCAAAACCAATTTGCCAACGTCATTGTTCATGTTGTAATCAAAATCTTTATTGTTGGCATATTCGAACCAGTTAAATCTACGCACCCTATATGGACAATTATTCATACAATAACGTGTTCCAATACATCGGTTATAGGCCATTTGGTTTAATCCTTCACTGCTGTGTGGAGTGGCCGCGACAGGACAAACGTTTTCGCAAGGTGCATTATCGCAATGCTGGCACATTACGGGCTGGTGGAATACTTCCGGATTTTCCGATTCTTCCGAATAGTAACGGTCAATCCTGATCCAATGCATGATCCGGCGATTACGAACTTCTTGTTTACCGATTACCGCCACGTTATTTTCAGCCTGACAACTGATCACGCAATTCCCGCAACCAATACATGAACTCTGGTCAATTGCCATGCCCCAATGGAATCCGGTAAATTCCGGTTTGGTGTAAAGAGTCGTGTTTTTCTTTGCATCCTCGGCATGTCTTTCATTTCCTGATGCAGGATCTTTCAAATATTTTTCCAGGGTCGTTTCGCGCACTAAACTACGTCCTTCCATGGTGTGATGCGTTTGCGTCAGTGCCAAGGGATAAGTTTTACCATCAACCTTTTCAATACTTACAGATGAACCGCTTAATTTCTTTAACCCATTTGTAAGGGTCATAAATGGATAAATATTGGTGCCTAAATTATCTCCAACTTTACCAGCGTTGGTTCTTCCGTAACCTAGAGCAATGGCAACACTGTTTTTCTCAAGTCCCGGTTGTACGAGCACAGGCATTTCAAAATTGCCATTAATAAGTGCAACATCTTCAGTTTTAAAACCAAATTCTTCTGCCAAAGGGGTAGAAACACATAAGTAATTATCCCAGGTTGACATGTTAATAGGATCGGGTAGCTCTTGAAGCCATGGATTGTTGGCAAAATTTCCGCTTCCTATTCCTGCTTTTTCATAAAGGAATAATTCATATTTTGAGTTATCCTTCTCAGGCTCAGTAATTTTAAGTTCAGCTTCCTGATATGCAAAGTTTGAATTTTGTTTTTCTTCGGAAATAAAAACTCCGTCATGTACCGATTGGTTCCAGAATGCTTTGAAAGTTCCGAACTTAGATTGTTTTGCAAATAAATGCTCTTCCCAAAATTTTTCAATATAGCTTTGATAGTTTTGATCATTGCCAATCCACTTTAGTAAACTGTCCTGCGCCTGACGGGTTTCAAAAATATTGCGAATTGAGGGTTGCGTCATGCTGTAAAAGCCCAGTTTGGGTTCTGCATCGTTCCACGATTCAAGGTAATTATGATCGGGAGCTAAATAATCGCAAACAGTGCTGGTTTCATCGGGAGATTCGGCAAATGAAATCTTTAAATCTACTTTATTTAACCCATCCACGTATTTTTGGGCATTAGGGTAATTGTAAACCGGATTTGCGTTGTAATGAATGATGGCACCTACATTCCCGTCGTTCATCCTTTCGATTAATTCAGCAAATTCAATATCATTTCCCTGTTTGAATTGAATGTTATGAACAAGATCGATGGTTTTTCCATAATTGCCAAGTAAATAATTGATGGCATTTACAATCAATTGAGATTCTTCATCATTGCTTCCACACAAAACCATAGAATCACCTATCTTTTCTATGAGCTCCACTGCCAGCTTGTGAACCTCAACAACTGGTTTTGAAATTGAAAATTGAGTCTTTCCAAGCAATCTTGCAATCTCATTATAAAGATTCAATAAGGTTGCTTTTTCATCACTGGCTTTCATCGGGGTTCGATGATCAGCCATGCCACCGGTAATGGTCATGGTAGTTTCGTATTGGATGTGACGAAGCATGCTTGTTTCGCCATTCAATAATTTACGGGCAGCTGAATATTGTTTGGTAAACTCAACAGGTGAAATCCATGTGCCAAGAAAATCAGCATTAAACCCAACCACTAGTTTTGCTTTTGAAAAATCATACGATGGGATAATTGCAGCACCAAACTGTTTCTGATGCGCAAGTCGAATTGCCTGATATGAAATTGCATCATAAGTGATCCATTTTGTGCCCGGATAAACTAATTTGAAATCTTCAATTAATTTACGGGTTGAAGGACTGATGATAGTTCCGGTTAATAAAACAATTTCTCTTCCCTGTTTACTGATAAATTTTAGTTGTGATGAAACTTCAGAATCTAAAGTTCCCCAATCGATTTCCTGATTATCTTTTAGTGGGTTTTTAAAACGTGCGTTATCGTATAAATTTAAGATTGAAGCCTGAACCCTTGCGCTGGTTCCTCCTTTTGAAATGGGTGATAAATCATTCCCCTCGATTTTGATTGGGCGACCTTCCCTCGTTTTTACTAAAACGCTACAATAATCGTTGCCATCATAAAATGTAGAAGCATAATAATTTGCAATACCAGGGGTAATTTCTTCCGGTTGGTTCAAAAATGGGATGGCTTTACGAACAGGAGTTTCGCAACTTGCAGCAATTACTGCTCCACCAACGGTAAACCCAAGCATTTTTAAAAAATCACGACGGGTTGCTTTTCCTTTTTTTTCCTCTTCGGTCATTCCTTCAATGGAAAATTCAGGTTCCGGTTTTTCAACGTATTCCTGATTTGTTTTAATCCTTTGATAATCTTCCAGGCTTTGCCAGTATTTCTTCATCTGATAATTATTTTATGATGATAGATTTGTAATTTTTAATAATGACATTTTTGGCAATCTTCACCACCAACTAAATCAACGGTTACCCGGCTTCGTTTACCCGAGTTTATCTCTTCATGCAGTTTCTTATAATCTTTATAAAAATTATTTGTAAACTGAACTTCCCTTGTCCTGTGGCATTCGATGCACCAACCCATGCTTAAATCGCTTACCTGCATCACCCTGTCCATAGTTTCGACGGGTCCATGACATTCGTTACAACTGATTTTGCCGACTTCAACATGTTGTGCATGACTAAAGAAAACATGATCAGGAACATTATGAACTTTGATCCATTCAATGGGTGTTTGTGTTTCTAATGATTTGTAAATTTTTGCGATTTCTTCTGTTCCGGTGATTTTGCCTGATTTGACCACATTATGGCAATTCATGCATAATTGTGTTGATGGAATTCCTGCATGCATGCTCTTTGTGGCGGTTGAATGGCAATATAAACAATCAATTTTATTTTGACCTGCATGTATTTTATGTGAAAATGCAATAGGCTGAATGGGTTCGTAATATTGTTGTCGGCCAATTCCTTGTGCTTCAATCACAATAATTTCACCCATGATAAAAATCGAAATTAAAATCACGATCAGATGTACAAATTTGGCTTTTATAAATCTTGTGATAAACAGGTCAGCCAAGGCTAATACAAAGAGGACAAGCACAATAATGAATATGGTACCAAATTTTCTTGCGTCTGCTTTTTTTAAATAGGAAGGTTCAATGATATTTTCCGAAACTGTTTCTGCTGGTTTTTCTTGCATGGCCGAAGAAACTACCTTCGTAGCATCAAATTCTTCTATATATTTAAGTAATGTTCTTACCTGATCATCAGTTAAATCATTTGGAGGCATGGGAATATTATTGTACTCAGCAAATAATTTTACGGCTGCTTCGTCTCCTGCCTGCACAAGTGCCTGTGAATTCTGAATAAATTTAATGAGCCAGGCTTCATCACGGCGATCATTCACACCTTTTAAATCAGGGCCAATTAATGTACCCCCTCCGATGGTATGGCAAGCAGCACAGACCGTAAATAAATCCTTGCCTTCCTGGGCATGAATCTTCGTTATTGGAGTTGTAATGAATAGGAGAAGTGTGTTTATAAAAACGAAATGTTTTATCAATTTCATCTTAATCTTGTGGTAGGTGCACATCTGATAAAAATAAGTTATGAGTTCAATATTTGGCCAAATATCAGTCAATTAATCTATTAAATATAGACAGTATTTTATTGAAATTCAAATTAAATTTGAATAAGCGCAAATATAAAAAAGAATTTATTTAAAAACCTATTCCGGTAAGCAAATACCGTAAATATTTTCCAGGTGACACTGTAAGACGCAAAAAGGCCAAGGGGTGACACCCTTCAGGGTGTCACCCCAAAAACCACGCTCCTTTATTAAAATCTACACTAATTTTTAGCCTTAAGCGGAACATTTTCAAACTTTTGGTATAAAGTCGAAAAGGGAGCATCACCCCGTGATCTTAGAAAAATTATGCCATCAAAAAATAAAACAACACCAATTGAGCCCGGAAAATATTATCATATTTTCAACCGGGGGAATAATTACGAAAATGTATTTTACCTGCACGATGATTATATCTACTTTCTGCAACGATATAAATATCATTTAAAGTTATGCTGCGAAAGTTTTGCCTATACATTAATGCCCAACCATTTTCATTTTTTGATAAGGGTAAATGAAAATGTTGAATACAATTTTTTTTCAAATCAAATGAAGCTTTTAATGCAAGAATATACTTATAGAATAAACAACAGGTTTGGCAGAAGCGGCAATTTGTTCCTAAAACCATTTCGCAGGCTGGAAATTACCAGTGATGAATATTTTAAGCAATTGGTGTTTTATATTCATTACAACTCCTTAAAACATAAAACAAGTGAAAATTTCAGAGAATATAGTTATAGTTCTTATAAAGCAATTCTTGCCAGTTCACCAACATATATTAACAGGGAAGAAGTATTGGAGTGGTTTAAAGGCAAAACAGAATTCGTGGAATTCCATAACTTTTTGCACAATGAAAAGCAACTTGAAAAGTTGATATTTGAGTAATTTTAAAAAACCATCAGGGGTGACACGCTGAAGGGTGTCACCCCTGATGTTACATGCGCTCCATGTACCAATTCACCGCTTTTTCCATTTTATTGTAACTGAAAATGGTTGTCATCGTTTTTTGCAAACGCAAGAAAGCTGTTTCGCTTTTCACTACGTAATCAGAGGCTTTGTGATGCATGCAATCTATTGCTACCTCAATTTTATCCTGAGATGACAGCATCACAACAGGAATCTCCGGATTGAAAGATTTTATTTTATCCAATGTTTCTATTCCGTTCATCGCTTTTTTATTGATGCCGTTCAAATGATAGTCTAATATGATTATATCAGGATTGTATAATAAATGATCTATACATTGTTCGCCGGTTGCAAAAGTTTTAATATCGAAATCAGCTTGCTGTAGAAAATCAATTTCCAATGATTTTAGATACAGTTCATCGTCATCGACCAGAAAAAGTTTGATTTTGTGATTGTTACCCATTAGTGTGTGTTTTTAAAATAATATTAAATTCTTTTTCTAATTCTTCACATGCCTGCACACAAACTTTTTCAAGTTGCTTTACCATTTCCGGGATTCCCTCCGATTGTTGTTGCGTACTTGCATATTCCTGAACTTTTTTTGCCATGTTTTCGAAATCGGCGCTAATGCCCATGATTGAAAATGATGGAATCATTTTATGTACCGCTGAGTATAATGAATTCCAATCTTTATCCTTCAAAGCTTTTTTCATTTCAAAAATCAGAGGTGGGGTTTGTTTCAGATAGAGCGAAATCATTTCCATCATCAATACCGGATTGGCTTTCGTTCTTCGGATCAAATAATCCAGATCAGTACATTTTATATTTAAACTATCGTTTATTATTATCTCATCAGGTTCTATTATGGAGGTTCTTTTCACCAATCCTACCATTTTGCTGTATAATAATCTTTCATCAACAGGTTTTGCAATATAATCATTCATACCAACAGCTTTGCATTTAGCCAAATCAACAGTTGTTACATCGGCTGTTAGTGCGATGATGGGGATTTTGGAATTCATTTTGTTCCGAATGTATTCGGTAGCTTCAAATCCGTTCAATATGGGCATCTGCAGGTCCATTAAAATAACATCGTAGGAATTGGTTTGCATTTTTTCGATCGCTATTTTTCCATTGTCGGCAATGTCACAATCGAACCCGAAATCATCTAAAAGTGTTCTCATCAGTAATTGATTAAGTGCAATATCTTCAACTACCAATACTTTCATGTTCGTTATTTCCGCATCCCATTCTACCAGTTCTGTTTCTGCTTCAGCTTCGGCTTTTGTTTTCAAAAAACTTAAAGTAAAGCTAAATGTAGAGCCTTCATTGATTTTGCTTATTACATGAATGCTTCCACCCTGCGGTTCAACTAATTGTTTAACGATGGCTAGTCCCAATCCGGTTCCTCCATACAAACGTGATGTTCCACTGGATGCCTGCTGAAAGTTTTCAAAAATCTTTTCTATTTTGGCTTCAGGAATTCCAATTCCTGTATCTGTAACGGCAAATTCAATGTTTACTTTTTCTTCATCTTCTCCCAGCAATTTGACACTCACGGTAATTTTCCCTTTCGATGTAAACTTGACGGCATTACTGACCAGGTTTAAAATGATTTGGTGCAAACGTACAGGGTCACCAACCAGTACATCAGGAATATTTTTGTCGTATTCTTTAACAAGTTTTAAATTTTTTTCCTGAATTTTGGTTTCAAACAAATGAAGCATGGCAGATATGGACAGGGCCATTCGGAAAGGTATTTGCTCAAATACCATTTTCCCGGAATCGACTTTTGCCAAATCGAGAATGTCGTTGATGAGCACGATCAATGCATCGCCACTCAATTTTATGGCTTTTAAATATTCTTTTTGTTTTGCGGTTAGATCGGTTTTCAAAACCACTTTTGTAAATCCGATGATAGCATTCATTGGTGTTCGGATTTCATGACTCATATTTGACAAAAATAGCTGTTTTGCTTTCACGGCATCTTCAGCAATCAGGGTGGCTCTTTCTGCCTTATTCTTAGCTTCCTCAGAAATCATTGTTGCCTTCTTAGCAAAAACAATTGCCTCTTTGAGTTCTGTTGCAATTCTTTTTTGTTCAGTGACATCCCTGGCAACTATCACTACTCCGTCAACATTTCCATCTTCATCTTTATAGACCGATCCGTTGAATAGTACATCAGTCAGCTTACCATTTTTATGGCAAATCGTAAGTGGCGAATCGGCAACTGATCCTTTTGCGAATACTTCCTGATAAACTTCACGTGCTTTTTGTGGTTCTGTAAAATAATCCAGAAAGTCAGTGTCTGTTATTTCTTCACGTGTCAGTCCTGTAATATTTGTCAAAGCATCGTTCATATCGGTTATCTTTCCTTCAGAATTGATGGTAACCAAAGGATCAAGACTGGCTTCTATAAGACTCAGTGTGTATAAAGAAGCTGATTTCATCATATTGTTGAACGCTTCAAGTTCTTTATTTACAATTTTCTGTTTTTCTTTTTCTTTATTTTGAAAAGCAAGTTCTTTATTGGCAATAACCAATTCAGCTGCGCGTTTTTCTTTCTCATTATTTTGAAAAGCAAGTTCTTTATTGGCAATTACCAATTCAGCCGCACGTTTTTCTTTGACTTCATTTTGAAAAGAAAGTTCATTGTTCGCGATAACCAATTCAGCTGCGCGTTTTTCTTTCTCATTATTTTGAAAAGCAAGTTCTTTATTGGCGATAACCAATTCAGCCGCACGTTTTTCTTTCACTTCATTTTGAAAAGAAAGTTCATTGTTCGCAATAACCAATTCAGCTGCGCGTTTTTCTTTCTCATCGTTTTGAAAGGCGAGTTCTTTATTTGCATTTCTTAACTCAATTGCCCATTTTTGATCGGTGACATCGCGGGCTGCTGCAAAAACGCCGAGGACCTTTCCTTGACTATCTTTATAAATGGAAGCATTGTATGATACATCCGTTAAATTGCCGTTTTTATGTTTTAAGGTTAATGGATAATCTGCAATAAAACCTTTTTCAAAAACCTGAAGGTAACCTTCCTGTGCTTTTTTTGGATCCGTAAAATAATTTGAAAAGTCAGTATTTATAAGTTCTTCCCTTGAAATACCTGTAACTTTTATCGAGGCTTCGTTAACATCAGTTATTTTTCCTTTGATACTAATAGTAACCAGAGGGTCCAAACTGGCTTCTATCAAACTTCTGGCGTATTGTTCCTGAGAAATATTGTTATGGTGTTTTGTTGTTTTCATTTTATAATTTTATTACACCCATTAATCCGGCTCGCAACTTGGATGATTAATTTAACTTTTCAATTTCCTCCACCGGGGTCTGTTTTTTTGCTTTCATTTGTTTAAAATAAGTCGGTGTGAGCCCCGTCATTTTTTTAAATTGATTGGATAAATGGGCCACACTGCTATAATTCATCTTCCATGCGATTTCCGTCAAGTTCAGTTCGCCATAAATTATCAATTCTTTAATCCTTGCAATTTTATTCGAGATGATGAATTGTGCGATGGTGGTTCCTTGTACTTCGGAAAACAAATTTGCGAGTTGGGTATAATCCTGATTTAATTTCTCACTCAAAAAATCAGAAAAGTTTGTTCTGATCATTTCATCCGAATGATGGACCATTTCATTAATCACATTTTTTATTTTTTCAATCACAACAGATCTCTTATCGTCCATTAATTTAAGCCCTATGTTGAGCAAAGCTATTTTCAATTGCTCACGCTGTAAAACAGTAATGTCTTCCATAATCTCAACTTCACCTAAATCAACGACCATGAAATGCAGTTGTAGTTTTTTCAGTTCTTCTTTCACCGCCATTTTACAACGGTTGCTCACCATGTACTGAATGTATAATTTCAAAATTTAGGGATTTTTGCAAAGGTGATCATATAACTTTGTAAATATGTTACATAATTCACACATTTTAAATTATTATCAAATCACTTTGCCATGATCAATACCAGTAAACCCGGATAAATTAGGTTAAATCGTATTTTAGGGAATTGTTATAACTTCCAAACTCACTATGTGTGATCATGAATCCTAGACAGTATAAGACGTTTAAGCTTTGCTCAATATCACACATCTTTCAATATAAAACCAAAAAAGGATGTCTTACTCTTTGAGAAAGCCATCCTTTTTATTATTCAAATGATCTTATTAGCAAATCAGCAGTTTACCAGCTTCCGCTGGCTCCACCGCCGCCAAAGCCTCCACCGCCGAAACCGCCAAAGCCTCCGCCACCTCCGAAACCACCTGATCCTCCGGAGAAATTTCCCCAGCTACCATGATGACCACCTCTGCTCATCGCACTTCCGAGTAAGAACATGGCCCATAAAGGCACACTACTGCTTTTACTTCCAAATGTTTGGCTTCCTTTTCGCCCCATCTTACTGAAAATAAGAAAAAAGATGATGGCTATGATAGGGACTAAAATTCCAAGGGGGCTGCCTTCTGTTTTTTTCCTGTACTCATCCGAATTATATTCTCCAATAGCTAATGACATTAATACATCTGTGCTTTTTTCCAACCCCGTGTAATAATCGTTTTGTTGAAAGGATGGGACCATCTCATTATCGATAATCCGACCGGTAATGGCATCAGGTATTGCTCCATCAAGGCCGTAACCGACCGAAATCCTTGCCAATCCTTTATCACGTCCGGTTTTAGGTTTGATAACAATAACAACCCCATTGTTGAATTTTTGTTGGCCAACACCCCATTTATCCCCAATCCGATCAGCAAAGTCAGAAATTTCATAACCGGCTAAATCGTTGGTTATAAGTACCATTATTTGGTTTGAGGTTTTATTGCTAAAATCCTCTAATTTTCGTTCGAGGCTATTGATTTGATCCGGACTTAAAGTCTGCGTAAAATCATTAACAAGTTTAGGTGGATTAGGCCTTGCCGGAATATCATCTTGCGCAAAAAGAGTTGCTGAAGAGGATAAAACAAGAACCAGGATAAGTAGTATTCTGTTAAATATTTTCATTTTTTTAATTGCTTCCAAAAGAGATTTCATCTGATAATTCGTTTATGTCGTTTGAGTGTCGAGGGAAGTGTTTTTTTAATAATATGCCCGCCTTTTGTATCCCTTTTGAGAGCCCTTCCGAAAATTCCTGTTTAGCGAAATGATCGGCCATTTCTCCTTTTACTTCATCCCAAAAGTCTTTAGGAACCAGCTGATTAATGCCTAAATCTCCAATAATTGCAAATTTTTTACTTTTCACAGCCAGATAAAAAAGAACTCCGTTCCGAAGTTCGGTTTTGTCCATCTTTAATTTGGAAAACCAATATGCAGCATGGTCGAGCACAGCCTCATCGCAATAATTTTCTATATGAACTTTGATTTCGCCCGAGGTGTCAAGTTCGGCCATGAGAATCGATTTTTTGATTTCATCTTTCT of the Bacteroidota bacterium genome contains:
- a CDS encoding c-type cytochrome, with protein sequence MNKVKYQILKSTFFILLLMVGLSSCNHDKTKPGYAYMPDMYYSEAYNANSPNPVFKNNMTNQLPALGTIARGQMPYPYQAKNYFDQIAAGNELMNPVEINLQTLAEGKVQFDIYCMSCHGEQGDGNGYLYTSKLYPMKPTSLIESYVQSKKDGEIFHVITVGSLSGLMGAHASQINAEDRWKIINYIRNDLAKK
- a CDS encoding DUF3341 domain-containing protein; this encodes MLETNIIGVYEDEDVLLKAIHQIQDKGIKIKDVYSPFPIHGVFEALKLKTRMPLATFIYGVFGTIIIFGFLYWTSVVSYPLKFGGKPLNSLSFIIIIFVATIFVASFLTFMTFFIREKLGPGKTVDVIDPRSTDDKFLIVIEKEINMTAEEIDLIRKSLKESGASEINESIKEIKEKK
- the nrfD gene encoding polysulfide reductase NrfD encodes the protein MYKKEVRGILIEGNKNYGQITRDITGPLYAQTPLWWYIAISISSIAILIGALAIYRTISTGIGTWGVNNNVAWGWAIINFVWWVGIGHAGTAFSIFLLILRQKWRTSINRAAEAMTVVAVICAGLFPMLHMGRIWNAFFIFPYWNTRGPLWDNFNSPLFWDVVAISTYFMASAVFWFIGMIPDFATIRDNTTSKIKKRVYGFLSFGWIGNARGWLRFETASLLLGGLAAPLVIAVHSVVSMDFATSVMPGWHTTIFPPYFVVGAIFSGFGMVLTLMIIVRKVFKFQDYITQSHFDAIARILTFISLIMATAYTTELFIAWYGGNEYEMFTFMKNRVTGEYTIAFWTMITCNAIIPQLFWFKKIRKNITIVFIMSIFINIGMWFERYVIVVTSLSKDFLPSSWATYSPTYVEIGIFIGTLGIFITGVLLFFRYIPMIAISEVKGILKKTSN
- a CDS encoding TAT-variant-translocated molybdopterin oxidoreductase, whose product is MKKYWQSLEDYQRIKTNQEYVEKPEPEFSIEGMTEEEKKGKATRRDFLKMLGFTVGGAVIAASCETPVRKAIPFLNQPEEITPGIANYYASTFYDGNDYCSVLVKTREGRPIKIEGNDLSPISKGGTSARVQASILNLYDNARFKNPLKDNQEIDWGTLDSEVSSQLKFISKQGREIVLLTGTIISPSTRKLIEDFKLVYPGTKWITYDAISYQAIRLAHQKQFGAAIIPSYDFSKAKLVVGFNADFLGTWISPVEFTKQYSAARKLLNGETSMLRHIQYETTMTITGGMADHRTPMKASDEKATLLNLYNEIARLLGKTQFSISKPVVEVHKLAVELIEKIGDSMVLCGSNDEESQLIVNAINYLLGNYGKTIDLVHNIQFKQGNDIEFAELIERMNDGNVGAIIHYNANPVYNYPNAQKYVDGLNKVDLKISFAESPDETSTVCDYLAPDHNYLESWNDAEPKLGFYSMTQPSIRNIFETRQAQDSLLKWIGNDQNYQSYIEKFWEEHLFAKQSKFGTFKAFWNQSVHDGVFISEEKQNSNFAYQEAELKITEPEKDNSKYELFLYEKAGIGSGNFANNPWLQELPDPINMSTWDNYLCVSTPLAEEFGFKTEDVALINGNFEMPVLVQPGLEKNSVAIALGYGRTNAGKVGDNLGTNIYPFMTLTNGLKKLSGSSVSIEKVDGKTYPLALTQTHHTMEGRSLVRETTLEKYLKDPASGNERHAEDAKKNTTLYTKPEFTGFHWGMAIDQSSCIGCGNCVISCQAENNVAVIGKQEVRNRRIMHWIRIDRYYSEESENPEVFHQPVMCQHCDNAPCENVCPVAATPHSSEGLNQMAYNRCIGTRYCMNNCPYRVRRFNWFEYANNKDFDYNMNNDVGKLVLNPDVVVRSRGVVEKCSLCVQRIQEKKLLAKSENRQLLDGEIKTACQSSCPADAITFGNLLDPNSEISKIYENPRNYHLLEEIHTLPSTSYLTKIRNKKS
- a CDS encoding c-type cytochrome, which translates into the protein MKLIKHFVFINTLLLFITTPITKIHAQEGKDLFTVCAACHTIGGGTLIGPDLKGVNDRRDEAWLIKFIQNSQALVQAGDEAAVKLFAEYNNIPMPPNDLTDDQVRTLLKYIEEFDATKVVSSAMQEKPAETVSENIIEPSYLKKADARKFGTIFIIVLVLFVLALADLFITRFIKAKFVHLIVILISIFIMGEIIVIEAQGIGRQQYYEPIQPIAFSHKIHAGQNKIDCLYCHSTATKSMHAGIPSTQLCMNCHNVVKSGKITGTEEIAKIYKSLETQTPIEWIKVHNVPDHVFFSHAQHVEVGKISCNECHGPVETMDRVMQVSDLSMGWCIECHRTREVQFTNNFYKDYKKLHEEINSGKRSRVTVDLVGGEDCQKCHY
- a CDS encoding transposase — its product is MPSKNKTTPIEPGKYYHIFNRGNNYENVFYLHDDYIYFLQRYKYHLKLCCESFAYTLMPNHFHFLIRVNENVEYNFFSNQMKLLMQEYTYRINNRFGRSGNLFLKPFRRLEITSDEYFKQLVFYIHYNSLKHKTSENFREYSYSSYKAILASSPTYINREEVLEWFKGKTEFVEFHNFLHNEKQLEKLIFE
- a CDS encoding response regulator — its product is MGNNHKIKLFLVDDDELYLKSLEIDFLQQADFDIKTFATGEQCIDHLLYNPDIIILDYHLNGINKKAMNGIETLDKIKSFNPEIPVVMLSSQDKIEVAIDCMHHKASDYVVKSETAFLRLQKTMTTIFSYNKMEKAVNWYMERM